Below is a window of Syngnathus typhle isolate RoL2023-S1 ecotype Sweden linkage group LG12, RoL_Styp_1.0, whole genome shotgun sequence DNA.
TTCTCGGAAAGTGGACAGGTCCGTTCTGAGCATGATTCCCAATGTCTTTTTTGACTGCGCAGCTTTATTCATCTCGGGTTGAAATGGTTGTTTTCCCACTTTTGCTACACTTAAGCTGCAGTTTGAAAAGACACGAACACGGAGCTCTTTTAAAATGAGTACGTACGGATTCAAAACTAAAACCAGATTCAGGTGACTATCGATTTTCACACCAGCAATATCTGTTCAATTGGCTTTTGTGCGGTCCGCCTACCGTTTATACTCTGTCGAATGGTATTTTGTTCCGATTGGCCTGTAATTCATGTGACAGACAATCTTTGTACAATTACTTTCCGAGATTCGATAGCGATTGCCTCCCTTTTCCAAAAAAGGTTCAACTTTGTTCTTATCCTCAGACGAATACTCGACTGCAGCCTGacaggctgaaaaaaaaaatagcacgcCCCCTCTTATTTGGTTCAGGCTTTGAACGACATGCGACATCTTTGCTCGGCTGATGAAAGCCACAATGGAAAGTTCCGCTGATTATCAAGCGTGTCAATGTCTTTAAATGAGCTACCCAAGGCCACATTTGTACAATGGATTGCTTCGATTGATTTACTGTTGATTTTAGCATGAAGCTCGTTTCCCCTTTGAATTAATTTGATGTGTCAGTTACAAAGGCAAGGCAACGGGGGGGGAGTTAGGGCAGACTCTCCAGAGTGTTTAATTACCTTTCACTCTTTAGATGTCAAACACAGTCAGTCAGTTCATCAAACCAAGGCTTCCGCGCGAGTAAACGTGTAGCAAAGCATTACTTTCAACGTCTAGAATCGTCTCGAAGGTGCTAAACGTGTCGATGTCGGTCACAATGTAAACGACGCTCCGCGCACCCGGCTCGAAATAGATCTTTAGCGCGGCGAGTAAGACATTTCGCTGTTCGGAATTGCAAGGCGGTTGGAGCGAGACGTCACTCAAGCGGTTAATAGTGAAGTTTCATGATTACGTGTCAATCTTGTGTTCGCGTAGCTATTAGTGTAGCTTCTCAATCTTCTCTTAATTACTAGTCATCATCCCTTCAGGAGAACAATACTTGTCAGAAGTGCGATGATTAATGCTCAGGCTCGTGACGTCACCTGGATGTGGAACGCTCCTTCGGCAGGCTGGAGCGGCGGCTGTGATGATGGGACTCGCGATCCTTGACATCGTGTCGCCGTTCTGGTGACGGAGCCTCCCGGCCTCTTCTGTTTCGGGAGCGTGAGCGGGATcttgtcagacacacaaagaagagcGTAAGATAGAGCTCGAGAGGAACTCCGAGGTAACAAACTTACCGTGACCTGTGCGACCTCCTATAGGCACTGGAAAGCGAGTGTTTGCTCTTTGGCCTTGACGAGGATCTGGAGCGTGACctccttttgtgttttttcttctttctgtctttttctcTTTCCCTCTCCCTATTCCTGTCTCTCTCCCGCTCTCGATCCCTGCGCCGCTCCCGATCACCGTCTCGGTGTCGGCTTTTTTTCGAGTCCCTGTCTGCGGCTCGGGATGGAGAGCGGCGCGACGAGGACGCCGCCTCCTTGCCTCGACGGCTTCCTCGGCTTTCGGCGCGAGGCTTTTTGTCCGTGGTTGTTGCGGAGGATATTTGAGACAGCGGGAGATCAGACAGAAGGGAAAGGGCCTCTTGCATCTGAAAGGAGatttagaggggggggggggggggggtcatgtcaAGTCAGTGACAGAATGCTCCTTTCGAGTCAAAATTGAATTGAGCTGTTTTAGTCCTTTCGAGTCAAAATTGAATTGAGCTGTTTTAGTAATTAgtcaaaagacacacacacacacaaaaaagagagagaatttCCACTGACTGGATTTAACGGTCTCTTTGTCAATTTGACGTTAGGGAGAGGAATGGATTTGTTCGTGTCCAATCGATAACAGAGCCATCCACTGAGCGAGATGCCAGAGATTAGCGCAAATGGCAGGCAGGGTCCAACTAATGTATGTGCAGAGTCTGACTTTCAGAGTCTGTTGGTAAACAAGTGCAAATTCTAGCTCATCGGTTTCGCCCATGATGAGCTCCGTATCAGTCCAGGGCAAGAATGGCTAACATATTTTCATTTCGTCCGTAAACCCATTGTTGACCCAAACAATATAACGGCGATAGCAGGCCAAGCTGCTGAGTGCCTTTAATTACTCCGGCGCTGCGCCCCCGTCTGTTTGCATTCATTTGGATGGCTGTGGGTGGATGGAAGTCCATCAGTGGATTAAACATGACCCCAACATTTTGAAAGGTTCGATTTCATCTTTCAAGGTCGGGTGCTATTCAGGTCATTCCAATTCAGAGGTGCAATCTGTGGGGCAAGACTACAACACTGACTACTTTCCATATTCAATTCCATTTCTTACTAATGTGACCAGAGTCACACGCATTGAGTACATCTACGCCGGAGAATGGATGATTCACGCTGCTGTACAAAATCAGGTAGCTGACAACAAACTCGCCCGAGTTGAAATTTGTCAGGGTGACGGGATGACTCGGGGAAAGTTGTCCAATCGCTCCGTTTCAATCCCACGCCAATCTCCATCGGTTAAAACGACTGCGGAAATGGACGGAGCGTTAAACGAGGGAGTGGGTGAAGGACAACAGAAGGCATGACGGCCAAAAGCAGATGAAGGCAGGAGGCGAACGAGATAAAGGGGTCGGCAAAGTGGAGTGCTGGCTGCATAGGACAATCAATAGCCATTTAAAAACAGTCAGGAAAGTCGGGAGAGGAATATTTATCGCACCTTTCCGTTGGCGCGTTATCGCCAGTTGGTGCTAAGGCGGAGATAATGAAATGACAGCAAGCAAGGTTTGTTTAAAATTAGCTCTGACTTATGGAAAGCTTATCCCCAACACCGACCGGCGCCTCACCTGTTTGGCCGAGATATACTGAAGTCCCAACCCTAGCAAAGAGGAACGACACTAAAACTAATGGATGTGCCTAAAACCATTCTCTTGGTCAGAACTAATAAATCGCATCTTTGACCGTTTTTATAGAAAAGGCACCTTTTCAACAAGTCGCTAAATGTTAGCCGGTTAATTGACacggatttttcttttctttttcctacgcgtggcacTTTAGTAACAAAGGGGCATTATGTGAGAAGATTGACTAGCGCCGGCTCATTCAGGTGCCAACAATTTGTTCCTTCGAGAATTGCTTAGCCATGATTTCAGGGAAGGTTGGGGAGGTTAATAGTCCCGTTAAATTATGGACAAACATGAACACAATGACAATTACAGACGCTCTTTGATCAAACATTTATCTACCTCAAGCTGTGTGGATAAGTCGAGTTGGGCTCTCTTGGCCTCTGGCTCCCCCGTTAATGGGTTGCGGAGAGTTTGGAGGAATAGCGctgccttcctcttcctctccgcctGCAGCTGTTTCTCTTTGGACTCTTTGGATGCCTGCGCCAGCTTCTCTCTGGCTGCAGCTGCTAGACGATGCTCCAGTTTTTGTTTGGCTGAGatgaaaaggcaaaaaaaacagcacacagacggacattTTAACAATcgcgactttttttttcccttcttctttCCGCTGTTAAAGACACGTTTGTTAGATGTTGGTGagggagaaaataaaaagtgacactTTTAATGCAACCTTGCTGTACCAAAAAACGGAATGACAAATAACGGGTAACAGGAGCCTTGTTAGGTGCTGCGAATAAGCGCCGGGAGGAAAAAGTAAGAAAGCGAAAATAACCCATAAGGCAaataatttgatttgttttccacactcaaaaacaaaaaatggatgTTCCGGTTTTAATGATAAGAAACACCATGTTGTGGTGGCAGACAATCCGGTGCGATTTGACACGGCATCAAACAAATAAAAGGAAGAAATCGGCATGTGGGAGGAGGTGTGGAGAAATCTGCATGACAATGGGGGTGGAATAAATTCACAGCTGGGAGAACTGAGAAACGGAGTGACACAAACGATGTGAACGAGCGCTCACGCAACGGGCGAAAATGAGTCCAGACAGAAAGGGACAAAGAGATCCCGAGCGGAAAAACAAGTGCTGGCCAGACTGATACCTTCACCTTAAAACGCACAGATATTTCTAGGAAATACTTTCGGAATTGAGAGTACTTCTCACCGGAAAGCACTTTTGGCACTTGTGACTGTTTCCCAGCCCGTCGATACAAATTAGCATTCAGCCGTCTGCCGCTGATTCTCCAGCTTCGCTATCTGATCAAGTTAGGCCGGCTGACCGACGGCCACTTTGCCGGACGGCCGAGCAAATTCAATTAGCCATTTATAAGGCTTTTTAAGCCTCTCTCTCGTTTCACTTTTTCGAGACTTGTCCACTGAACCTTAAGCGGTCCAGTCGGCTCCCTCGATGCAGAAAACGTGGCGGGCATTTGTCCGAATGGGCTGCGCGTTTGTCTTTCCAGTCTCTCGTTAGTAGGCGTCGTTATGATCTAGGGCAAGTTATTACTCCCTCGCTCTGCCCCTCGTTATCTAATAAATTCTAAAAACAGCCTGTTTAAATATGTACACTGTCTTCAGACACAGTCAAATTATTCTCAGGCTGATAGCCCAAGCATTTCGTGCCTAGATGTTAAATGGTCAACATTTCAGAATGCCTTTAGAGATAATTCATGACGGCAAAATGAAATCAACCCATTTGGAAGGGTTTCTTTTTGATGTTACCTTGTTTTGCCTCCATTTGTTGCAAACTGAGACACCTCTTTTCCTCCGGTGCGCTGACTGGCGGAGGCTCTTTTTCAACCGGTTCGGCGCTAACACCGACCACTTCTTGGATCCGCTCCCCTTCGAGCAACTGTAAACACACGTTTGTTTGTTAAGGTAGACGACTTCAAATCACACGGCATGAAGTGTAACATTTCTATCAAACGCAGGGAGgggagaaaaataataaatccacCCACAGtcattttgggagcttaagatcaggggatgctttgagaataattgtcaatttctgtctatgtgaagccctttgagactgcttgtgatttggggctatacaaataaacttgacttgacttgaccttgtCCTCATCCGAGTCGTCATCCAGCCGCACTCGGTTTTTCTCCAGTGACAGCATTTCATTTTCCTTTGGCTTGATGGCAAAACAAATTGGTGCAAAAGAAGCTGGAACAGCAAAGAAACGCGAGTGAAGCAGTATTTTGGATTCACACAAGGAAGAAACTTAATGCTTGCTGTGTTATTACCAACAGTGCAGATATTCATACTTGCTGGCCTGTTGATAGCCTTTGTGAATTACTACCGTCATTTGCAAACACACATCAAGCTTTGGCAGACTTGGGATATTTTCAGCCGACTAGCGAGAAATAACTGTGTATAGTATACCAAGCACCCGCCGACTtatggaaataaaaaagaaaaaaaaatccaataagcACAAGCCTATTCACCCAATGCTTAAAGGGAAATGACAAATACCTTTGTTCATTTTGGAATCGCTGGCAGACTCGTCCAAATGGAGGCTCCCACCTTCAGCCATCTGAAAAATGGACAATGGTTGCAGTTACAAAATTGATTTGGAATTTCCACATGTGATGGGTATTCAATTTTATTACAGTAACATTGACTATGTGACTACGGGAAATACTATAAACAGTACGGGGGGGCAGTATTGAATCTGAAACtatggagagagaaaaaaactttCCTCTTTTTGTACTAGTGTGAGTCACAGCGATTCTCTCACAAAAACCATTTACAGTATGTCGAGCAAAAGAAATGAATTAAAGATCCCCGAGCGCTTGAGAGAAATTGCCTCCAGCGCGGTGAGTGTCATGGTTGCAGGATAGTCCAAAGCATGCCTCAGCATTCAGTACCACGTTTGGGCCGCATAAGAATTGCCTGTGGCAGCCTCCGAGAGGTTGAGTGTGTACGTTGTCGGACAAgtaagttggggggggggggtcttgttgATTGTAGGAGGGCTACTTGGACTTTTAATGCTGGTGAGAGATTGGCCGCTCTCTTCAGCATCTGTGTGAGGCCGGGAATGCTTGACGCAGTTGGTTGGAAAAAGATGAAAAGGGACTTCCGGGCAAATCCATACAGCAAAAGGCAAGCATACCAAAACTTGGAATACCTCTGACAAGCTTTTCCCTTCTTTCTGCATGTAGTAATTCTTCTTGTACTCATAATAGGGGTTGTACTGGTGCCAAGACTGCAGAAAGTCAAACCTGTACAGAAGAACACAAGGCCGTCTGACAATGGCGTGGTCTCGGGAGGCGGATGAAGGAAGTGCTTTTTACGTAACGAAAAGAGAAAAGCGCCACCGTGTTCACTCGCGAGACTCACCGCGGATCATTCTTGGCACGGACGCTGGCTTCGAATTTGAGCCCGTTCCTGACGACGTACTCCGCCAGCTTGTCGATGACGGCCTGGATGTCCACCGGTGGGGGGATTATAGCGGGCGCCGCTGCCGCCGTGACAACTGGAGCTTCAGCCTTGAAATTGCTTTCGGGTGAAGCCAAAATGGTTCGACAAGTTAAACCTATTAGCGGCCTGCGTCCTTTTACGCGGCTCCTGACTCAATGACACGTCTATAAATCGCGGCAAGAGTCGCGATTCATTACAACGAGATTGACGTGTTCTCAACGCAGTCGATCGTGCGCTACCTGATTCCCGGAATGCTAACAGGAGCAGCAGACGCCGTGACCTGAGAAGCTTGCGACGCCGCGCCGACGTTTTCCGAGATAGCCGGATGCGGGAATGCTCCGGAAGCGGTCGTGGGAGTCATCCCGGATGAGGTTACGCTGCTGTAGTAGGCGCTGGCGTCGACTCCTGGGGGAGGCGGGGCTACGCAGTATGTTCCATCGGGAAGCATGTAATAGCCGTAGTACACAGCAGAAGCGTTTGCTGGAAACAGGAGGAGGACAGAGTCAAATTGTGTCATCCAAATACCAGGTTTATCGTGGAGCCCAAAATAAGAATCAAGCTTCAGTGTCATCTTAAGATTTACGATTGTTCGGGAGACAGCAGAGAGCATGTGGCCGAGCGTAGTCGAGTGAGCAGCTGCATTCAAATGGCTCTCCTGAGAACAACACATCAGTACGCTGCTTGTGTTCAGCCCTCGCAAGTAAAGCAAAGCCGAGGTGTTCATTATGAGGCTGCGATATTGATATTTCCACTGCCGCCGAGCCTCGCTTTGTTCCGTGCGCCTTATTGTTCGGCggcaggtttctttttttttttttttttaatacttacGCAATGATGTGTAGTTACAAGAACTAATTTATATACCCCAAAAAAAGTAAGTTACTGCAAAATGGGCCTCATCACGCTTGTTTACCTGAAGCAGGCGAGAATGGGGAGCAGGAGAAAGAAATTAACGGTCGGCGTTAACGAGGGCACGGCGATATGAACGCATTAGTCACTGAACTAGTTAACTTTCACGGCAAATCCAATTTTCTCTAATcagaaaatggaagaaaaaaaaaaaagcgacacCACGAGCcgtcattacaaaaaaaaaaaaatgcgagatGAAAGACTTTTATGGTGAGGAACAAAAAGGCTAAAAGGGATTCCGGCGGTGTGGTAAAATGGAAGACATTCTCGGCTTACAAAGCGGTAAATTACGACTCTTTTCTCAAAATTACCCGGGCATGTGAATGCTCATAAATACTGTCACCGACAGTCGCAAAGTCCCTGTTGGTACTCGCTCGAGTATTTTACTCGGCGACAACATGGGGGGAAAAACTTTGCGTTGTCTTGCTTCACTCACGGTCCGCTGCGTACTGCGTCGCTGCGGCGGGCGCGGCGGGATCGGGCGCTTGCTCTGCAACCGTTTGCACTGCCGCCAAGCCGTTTCTTTCCTCTCTCGCTTTACGCACCAACGCGGCAAGGGGATGGTCTGGGTCCATCACATGAAGAGgctgcgggggaaaaaaaaaaaaaaggtcgcaTCACTACAGTTACATAGTTCTCATTTGACTCTTCCATCAAGAAACTTCACCCAAGTAATTTACCTTCACCAGCTCCTCCAGCCGTGAGCATTTTTTGGGCGCAAACAAACTAGGGTGAAGGTAGTTGCCGTCCCCGTAGTCATCGGAATCGTCAGAATCGTTTTCTGCATCAAGAGCAGGCGAAGAAAATCCACACGGGCGTTTAGCCAAACATTTGAGGTGTGTTGCCGGGTGGCAGAGTATATCTCTCACCTTCGGACTGCTCTTGTTTGTTATTGGAGGCCGCGTTGTAGCGACCTTCCTTCATGGCCTTCAAGATGTGTTTGTAATACGGGTTCAAGTAGTGGTCAAAGCGGAGAAAGTCGAACTGGGAGTTGCCGGATTGCTTGGCTTTCAGCACAATCTCAAACTGAGCGCCCTGCTGACTTACAAAGGTGGCCGTCCGCTCGATGATGTTATGAGTTTTGATGGTGGCTGGCTAGGGAAAACAaatacgcaaaaaaaaaaaaaaaaggtcaacaagACTTTATGGCAAGGACACAAGCTATTTCATCACCGAGGCATTTGCATGCAAGCGCTCCGACACGCGTTGCAGTCATATAAATTCTCAACTCGCACGGGGTGGAAATCAGTCGAACAAGAAATGCTCCATCATTAATTCATTATTGTTCCCCGTGTGCGCTTTCAATGATTAATCTTTGTCATTACCTAGAGAGCACATAGACGTGCAGAAATGTCTGAGCGGACGCTAATCTCAATGAAACCATAAGCTATCAAATACGATTAAAGACTGCGGCCAGAAAGATGCCAGGGTCAAACAATGCTAATCGATTATGGAGCTCAGGGCTGCTATTAGTTTTAGGACCTCAGAGGACCCCACACGCTCCAATTACAAAGTTGTGCAAAATACAAGGGCCGagtacaatgacaaaaaaaataatcatttgactTATTATTAGACTGTTCATTGTATATTGATCTTTAATACTCACCAGTTCGACGTCAGGTGGGATCTCGAGTCCTTGGGGAGCAACAAATGGTTGTTCATTCTCTTCGGGCTCTGCCTCGACTATGTGttgggaaaatgtgcaaaatgcaAGTGTCACATATTGTATTAACAACTGTATTAGAAGTTCTCGCTTTGTTTTCTGTAGGGATTGCGATTGTGCGTATGCTCAGTAGGTGACTCCAATGTAATCAGTCCAAAGTTGCAATAATGTTCAGTCGCATCATGAATTTTATACGACATATAACCACAAATGTTACGAGACTATTTACTACCATCTACTATTTAATATCCATTTATTTCATTGCACAGCAGGGCATTTATTGGAAGTCAAAGGGTTGCTCGTTTAACCAGCATCTGTTTTGGTGGCCATGTTTTTAGCGGCAAGAGGAGCGACACCTCCAGTGCGGTGACCGATGGTTTGGAATAAATTGGGGTGAGAATTACGCAACGTAAACACCATATGACATGTTTTGACAGATGACTGTTAATTATACAGGTATTAACCTTCAGACGCCAACCTGCCATTACTGGTGATGACAATTTAATGAATGTCATTATTAAAAGCGTGCGCCTATTTTTCTCTCCATCCATGTGTGAGCGCGACAATCGGTGCAGGTTCCTCCCGATTTCTCACCGGCGCGCTTGTTTGCGTCCTCTTCCTCGGTCGGCTGGGAAGGGTCGTAGTATTCGGCGGTGTACTTGAAGGCCACGGCGTTGTAGGTGCCTTCGTCGGCAAGTGCCTCGCTCAGACGTTTGTACTCCTCctctgcgggggggggggggggggaataaaaagTCAAGTAACGTGGGACGTTATATTCCAATTATTGACACTTCGCACTGACAAATAAGAAATGAGAAATAAAAACTGAAGAGGCATAAGCGGTTTGACCTGAAAGTtgcttttccccccccaaatgaaatcatttcattaaaggacaaaattccCACTAAAAGTATCTCCAACGCTCTTTAGTGGGATACCTGGGTAATAACCGGAATAAATGGGAGTCAAAGTCCCAAACTCAAGGGCAAGACAGTCTTAAGCGATGAAAACGTATAGATGAGCGTGGCTGGCATCAATCGTGAACAAAGTCATTCTGTCCTGTCCGTTTGGGGATAAGCCACCATATTTCACTCAATACGCTGGCTTATTAATTTCATTAAGAGAGTCAGGATGTCTTCCAGGAGGGTGCTCTGTCATCGAAATACGCCATTCCGTGACAATGTCAAATGAATCAGATGAGTATTCCAGCAGTCAAACGCGGTTCCTGTAGAAAGGGCCTCGGCGCAAAGCGATGGCGATTTCGATCTCAAAACGATTAATCGTTCGTCCAACAAGCTCGAACGAAGCTCGACGTAGCCGTGCTTACCTTGTCTCGCCTCTTCCTCCAGCAGGTCGGTACGAAAAGCCAGATATCGTTCTTCGTCGCAGAGCGCCTCGATTCTGGCTTCTTCCTCCGACAGCTGGTAGGATGTGTTCCACGATCCACTGTCATACTCTGAAAGGTCATGTAAGTGACCGCGCCCATCGTATCTGTTGAATGAAAAGCCGCATTAGCCTTGACGAAATTGACAAACCCGCTTATCTACATTAATTGCCTACTTACCAGGGGCGGGTGGTTTATAACACCCCTAGCTAGTTAAGAAATATTCTGGCGATCTGAGTGCGCTTGGAGAATGTTAGGATCTTGTCTGAAGGCTaacaataaaatggaaaaaaaaccaaggACCCTACATCGAAATCAAAGCAATTAAAGCAACCCCTTACCTTACAGGGTTTCCACCCCCTGTAACACTCATCAATACTTTTACATCTGTAAAGAGAGTTACATTCACACAAACCCGGGTACATAAATACCTATCCGTAAGAACGCAAACGGACGACATTTTCCTGGGTTCGTCCCTCTACTCCATCGTTGCAGTTTCTTCAGGGAAGACAAAGAAACGGGGTGGCTGAGGTTGGCATTCGGGGTTTGTCGGGACCCCTTTTTGCCTACCTTGCTGGGGAAAGAACTGGGTTATGTTGATTTAAGACATACATACAAAAGGCTGTACAAGGTGAAACAACTTGGGCCACTGGAGGTCAAGGTGATTCAAAAAGAAAGGTTAGCGTGTGTTGCCTTGGAGGTAGGACATGCTCACTGAGAGGTATTTTAGGCAGAATTTAATTgggaaaagaacaaacaaatgaaaacaatcaCAGTTTTCACTACATCATAGTCAGTTAGAAGTTAACATTTCCAGAGGAATTCCAATTCCGACATGCCAAATGCAAAGGCCAAATGGTCGTAATGCATGAGATTACTAAAAGTTTGATCTGTTTGTTTGGGTGACGTTAACAAATAAGAAATGCATTAACGGCTAGCGATTGAAAATGACGTGACGTTTGGAAgctagcaaaaacaaaaacaaatgcggGGTTTTTACACATCAACATGTTACTCTGGAAATGtcgttttctttgttttcaacgtCCCATTACACATGGAGTAAACATTCTCAACAGTTTCAGGCATCCCACTCGGGCTTCTGCAAAACTAACTCCAACCGGTTCCGTCAACTTTGAAACAGGCTAACGGATAGGCTAGATGGTTAGCATAGGGTTTCGGTGAAAGTGTTCAACCGACCTATCAATCATGATGCGCTTGTCCCCCATCCATGGGATAAGATGTTTTCCATGTTCGTGGTAAAGAGCCCTTTCGTCGTCTCGGAACACTTTACAGGCGTAGCCGAACACCAAAAGGTCGGCGTATTTTTCACTGTCACTTGCATCCGTCGCCGGTTTGTTGTTTGGATCCTTCTTTGACGTCCCGCGACGATACATTTCCGAatcgatgtaaaaaaaaaaaaacgctaatgTGCGTATCGAAATAgaacttaaaaagaaaacaaaatactcGCAGATGTCAAGCTAATATGTGGTTCGGATAGCACGGCTACAAAATGCTAGGTGCAGTTGGTCGCCATCTTGAAACGTagtgggtttttttgttttcaacaaTCTTTATTGATATAGAAGATAGCAACAACTTTACGTTTACAAAACACACCCCGGACGTTAAAACGTGTATAAAAAAACTAATAAAGGTTCAATATGAAAGAAAACCAATACAGTGTAAACAAATTTATGATTTGATCATATTATATAGTTTGTAAAAAATACTTTCACAGCTTTTTGGACACaatgtcaaaaataaaatcaacaagTTGGTTTCTCATGAATAAATTTGGTTATCTGAATGCAGAATTTTGCTAAAATAATAAGGTTTATTAAATAATATTGAAACAGTACTAAATGTAGCTTTTGTTCAGAATTTGATTCGGGGCCAGTGAAGCAATTGGGCCCCTTTGAATGCCATGAAATGCAAAATAATTATAGCATTcgtatttttaaatacatatatttGTAAATTGTGTGTTATGATTCCTCAGAAACAACTATTAAGCGTGTATGTACGTGTGTGAAATAAGgataaaacaacaaattcagaaatttaaaaaaatgtgttaaggataaaacaacaaattcagaaaaataaaaaaataaaaaaaactgcataAACAATAAACACACACCATTTACTGTCTCATTAAGTGAGGAAACACATCGTGCCAATTCAAGGTTATAGAATAAAGCTGTGAATCCTCCATTGTCAAAAAGGAACAATGTAACTCTTTTATCTCTCCTTCTATTATTTATTAGCTCAGCTCgtgctttgttaaaaaaaaaaaagtagtgtgAAAACAAGATGCGAAGAGACTGCCTGCCTTATTCAAATGCACAGCTACAGTTTGCCCACAGCTATAACCAGGACAAATGACATACTGTATCATAATATACTCTGCTAAGTGAGTCGCCTGTCGCCCCGATGTCGTACGGTTGCAGTTGCTCATCAATAAGGCAGGCTTTGCAAACTATTACCATCCCATTAAAAGGCTGTTACTGTATGATGTGTAATCACGATAATACAGTCGGGCCTCATGTAAATACAGCACGAGGAAGATACCAAAATATCCTTGTGTAAAGACTTCACGGTTAAACTCAAGTGAACCTCTCCTGAAAATCCGAATTCTGGGGTTCAAGATCAGAGGCTTTCTTGTACACATGCCACACGCAACCTCTTACAAGCACCACCCAAAAGTTCATTTTGTACAGGTGCACTTCAGTTTGCCCTCAAGATTGTTAGATGAGAAAGAAATGGGCCCTTGTTACAGCTTTGCTAATAACGGATCATTTCACCTTTATGG
It encodes the following:
- the sfswap gene encoding splicing factor, suppressor of white-apricot homolog, whose amino-acid sequence is MYRRGTSKKDPNNKPATDASDSEKYADLLVFGYACKVFRDDERALYHEHGKHLIPWMGDKRIMIDRYDGRGHLHDLSEYDSGSWNTSYQLSEEEARIEALCDEERYLAFRTDLLEEEARQEEEYKRLSEALADEGTYNAVAFKYTAEYYDPSQPTEEEDANKRAVEAEPEENEQPFVAPQGLEIPPDVELPATIKTHNIIERTATFVSQQGAQFEIVLKAKQSGNSQFDFLRFDHYLNPYYKHILKAMKEGRYNAASNNKQEQSEENDSDDSDDYGDGNYLHPSLFAPKKCSRLEELVKPLHVMDPDHPLAALVRKAREERNGLAAVQTVAEQAPDPAAPAAATQYAADPNASAVYYGYYMLPDGTYCVAPPPPGVDASAYYSSVTSSGMTPTTASGAFPHPAISENVGAASQASQVTASAAPVSIPGISNFKAEAPVVTAAAAPAIIPPPVDIQAVIDKLAEYVVRNGLKFEASVRAKNDPRFDFLQSWHQYNPYYEYKKNYYMQKEGKSLSEMAEGGSLHLDESASDSKMNKASFAPICFAIKPKENEMLSLEKNRVRLDDDSDEDKLLEGERIQEVVGVSAEPVEKEPPPVSAPEEKRCLSLQQMEAKQAKQKLEHRLAAAAREKLAQASKESKEKQLQAERKRKAALFLQTLRNPLTGEPEAKRAQLDLSTQLEMQEALSLLSDLPLSQISSATTTDKKPRAESRGSRRGKEAASSSRRSPSRAADRDSKKSRHRDGDRERRRDRERERDRNREREREKDRKKKKHKRRSRSRSSSRPKSKHSLSSAYRRSHRSRSRSRSRNRRGREAPSPERRHDVKDRESHHHSRRSSLPKERSTSRSPLVKSKSSRSLGSKKTTGSSVSPYPSPNRALSPSSSPASSLAQSRGASQEKEPVSSSIVSAVQSRITQDLMAKVRAMLASSKVFQTPTS